From the Clostridium sp. Marseille-P299 genome, one window contains:
- a CDS encoding ABC transporter permease subunit: MLHASTTHQAYLRRYLKKQRKIRTWQWAIFIIFFALWEFCAATNIINPFIFSSPTRVLETMLEMSKSGTLFYHIGITLIETFASFFLVIIIGILVAILLWWNHTAAKVLEPYLVILNSLPKSALAPVFIVWLGNNVKTIIVAAVSVAVFGSIITLYTNFISVEEDKIKLIKTLGGSKKDVLFKVILPSNIPSIISVMKVNIGLSLVGVIIGEFLAAKAGLGYLIIYGSQVFKLDWVIMSVVILCILATILYKILNFIERKVQDW; the protein is encoded by the coding sequence ATGTTACATGCTTCTACCACACACCAAGCTTACTTACGTAGATATCTAAAAAAACAACGTAAAATAAGAACTTGGCAGTGGGCTATATTTATTATATTTTTCGCTTTATGGGAGTTTTGTGCTGCAACAAATATCATTAATCCTTTTATTTTTAGCAGCCCTACCAGAGTTTTAGAAACCATGCTAGAAATGTCAAAGAGTGGAACACTTTTTTATCATATAGGAATTACATTAATAGAAACATTCGCCAGCTTTTTCCTAGTCATTATCATAGGTATTTTAGTGGCTATTTTACTATGGTGGAATCATACTGCTGCTAAAGTATTGGAACCTTATCTTGTTATTTTAAATAGTTTACCAAAGTCAGCATTAGCACCAGTTTTTATCGTATGGCTTGGTAATAATGTAAAAACAATTATTGTTGCTGCCGTTAGTGTTGCCGTATTCGGTAGTATAATTACACTTTATACGAACTTTATAAGTGTTGAGGAGGATAAGATTAAACTTATTAAGACACTTGGGGGAAGTAAAAAGGATGTTCTATTCAAGGTAATTTTACCAAGTAATATCCCATCCATTATCAGTGTTATGAAAGTTAATATTGGTCTTTCTTTAGTTGGTGTTATCATCGGTGAGTTCTTAGCTGCAAAGGCAGGTTTAGGATACCTAATCATCTATGGAAGCCAGGTATTTAAACTTGACTGGGTTATTATGTCTGTTGTTATATTATGTATTTTAGCTACAATACTTTATAAAATATTGAATTTTATTGAAAGAAAAGTACAGGATTGGTAG
- a CDS encoding ABC transporter ATP-binding protein gives MESSGTQKNILDIEHLSYSYHSLEGETLALSDISFQVSEGEFLAIVGPSGCGKSTLLSLIAGLLKPDSGKIHINGAVASNSDINIGYMLQKDHLLDWRTTIKNVSLGLEIRKKYSDESFVMINHMLETYGLMAFKNAKPKELSGGMRQRAALIRTLLLQPDILLLDEPFSALDYQTRLEVSDDICNIIRDEKKTAILITHDIAEAISIADRVIVLTNRPATIKASVDIHLTTTDKSPLHARSAPEFSEYFNLIWKELTEK, from the coding sequence ATGGAATCCTCGGGCACCCAAAAAAACATCTTAGACATAGAGCACCTAAGTTATTCCTATCATTCCCTAGAAGGTGAAACTCTTGCGTTGTCCGATATCTCATTTCAAGTTTCAGAGGGTGAATTTCTAGCAATCGTAGGACCTAGTGGATGCGGGAAATCTACTCTTCTTTCTTTAATCGCAGGTCTTTTAAAACCAGATAGTGGAAAAATTCACATAAACGGAGCAGTTGCAAGTAATTCGGATATTAATATTGGTTATATGCTGCAAAAAGATCATCTTTTAGATTGGAGAACCACGATTAAAAATGTTTCTCTAGGTTTGGAGATTCGGAAAAAATATTCCGATGAAAGCTTTGTTATGATTAACCATATGTTAGAGACATATGGTCTTATGGCATTTAAAAATGCAAAACCAAAAGAACTATCTGGTGGTATGAGACAACGTGCAGCTCTCATTCGTACTCTTTTATTACAACCAGATATTTTATTATTAGATGAACCTTTTTCCGCTTTAGATTATCAAACAAGACTTGAGGTATCAGATGATATTTGTAATATCATACGAGATGAAAAAAAGACGGCTATATTAATTACCCATGATATTGCTGAGGCCATAAGTATTGCAGATCGAGTCATAGTTTTAACAAATCGGCCGGCCACAATAAAAGCAAGTGTCGATATTCATTTAACAACTACAGATAAATCTCCTCTTCATGCAAGATCAGCTCCTGAATTTTCTGAGTACTTTAATCTCATATGGAAGGAGTTGACTGAAAAATGA
- a CDS encoding InlB B-repeat-containing protein, producing the protein MFGLKKKCLMLILGMVTLLTVGCSVGTKSLFVHPTEQGYPYAVTYDALGGHINQMKTRVVYYAEDSLLYKPSGTSGMLVEPKNGQKTLIGWYTNYTTEETKNGTVYNFNEDDLWNFDTDRVNATVAPEETLEIYARWADNPNILFVDADNPDGDSLLKWNINVGNTLSRPTSAEPTKSGYTLVDYYADEACSTKYTFGQIISEENIEYDENGNAYIKIYCKFIEGELIRVKTISQLQAMEQAPEAKYILANDLDLSGQAWKPIEGFTGEFDGNGYTISNLTVNAKNKVAGVAAKNADEVSFGLFATLNNAKISDLTLKDTKIIIDKTSNVKLCAGVLAGRTKRATIKNVMVDGAVIEATGPLTIDVVVSPLVVGDLSTKLENITLNNYLSPSIETKGLFEEWQAN; encoded by the coding sequence ATGTTTGGTTTGAAAAAGAAATGTCTTATGCTCATTTTAGGAATGGTTACATTGTTGACGGTAGGTTGTAGTGTTGGAACAAAATCGCTATTTGTTCATCCAACCGAACAAGGATATCCATATGCAGTTACATATGATGCTTTGGGAGGTCATATTAATCAGATGAAGACAAGAGTTGTTTATTATGCGGAGGATTCATTACTATATAAGCCAAGCGGTACATCTGGAATGCTAGTTGAGCCTAAAAATGGTCAAAAAACCTTAATTGGTTGGTATACCAATTACACAACAGAAGAAACAAAGAATGGTACAGTATATAACTTTAATGAAGATGATTTGTGGAATTTTGACACAGATAGGGTTAATGCTACAGTTGCTCCGGAAGAAACACTTGAGATTTATGCTAGATGGGCTGATAATCCGAACATTCTTTTTGTGGATGCTGATAATCCAGATGGAGATAGTCTTTTAAAATGGAATATTAATGTTGGTAATACATTGAGTAGACCAACATCTGCAGAACCTACAAAGAGCGGTTATACTTTGGTTGATTATTATGCAGATGAAGCTTGCTCTACTAAGTATACCTTTGGCCAGATTATTAGTGAAGAGAATATAGAATATGATGAAAATGGAAATGCGTATATTAAAATTTATTGTAAATTCATTGAAGGTGAATTAATAAGAGTTAAGACGATATCACAATTGCAAGCAATGGAGCAAGCTCCTGAAGCTAAATATATATTAGCAAATGACTTAGATCTTAGTGGGCAAGCATGGAAGCCAATCGAAGGGTTTACTGGAGAGTTTGATGGTAATGGTTATACAATAAGCAATCTAACAGTGAATGCTAAGAACAAGGTGGCAGGTGTTGCCGCAAAAAATGCAGATGAAGTTTCTTTCGGATTATTTGCTACCCTTAATAATGCTAAGATTTCAGATTTGACTTTAAAAGATACAAAAATAATCATTGATAAAACTTCTAACGTTAAGCTTTGCGCAGGAGTTTTGGCTGGTAGAACGAAAAGAGCAACAATTAAAAATGTTATGGTAGATGGTGCTGTAATTGAAGCAACTGGACCATTGACGATAGATGTTGTAGTGTCACCGCTTGTAGTTGGAGACCTAAGTACTAAATTAGAAAATATTACATTAAATAACTATCTAAGTCCTTCCATAGAGACAAAAGGATTATTTGAGGAATGGCAAGCTAATTAA